In Novosphingobium sp. MMS21-SN21R, a single genomic region encodes these proteins:
- a CDS encoding SAM-dependent methyltransferase produces MTTPLLETFIRLIDNTGPISISHYMSESNARYYSSRDPFGASGDFITAPEISQMFGELIGLWMADVWIRAGRPDPVHYAELGPGRGTLARDALGAARRYGLTPRIHFVETSMALKSLQLELHAQAQWHADLSTLPTDGPLLIVANEFLDALPVRQMVRTADGWRERMVGSENGRLLPIAGSQPMDPAVPPALREAPEGTILETSPASAAVLYEVSGRLAAQGGAALFFDYGHAEPRFGSSLQAVREHRKVDVFASPGEADLTAHVDFSVLAPIAQSRGVRWLGTTEQGRWLRALGIEARAQALADFAPAHAAAIRAALERLTAEGQMGVLFKVMGLASAAWPEGAGF; encoded by the coding sequence GTGACAACCCCGCTGCTCGAAACCTTCATACGGCTGATCGACAACACCGGGCCGATCAGCATCTCGCACTACATGTCCGAATCGAACGCACGCTATTATTCCAGCCGCGATCCTTTCGGCGCCAGCGGCGATTTCATCACCGCGCCTGAAATCAGCCAGATGTTCGGCGAACTGATCGGCCTGTGGATGGCCGACGTGTGGATTCGTGCAGGGCGTCCCGACCCGGTCCACTACGCCGAACTCGGCCCCGGACGCGGCACGCTGGCGCGCGATGCGCTGGGAGCCGCCCGCCGCTACGGCCTCACCCCGCGCATCCATTTCGTCGAGACGAGCATGGCGCTGAAATCGCTCCAGCTCGAACTCCACGCGCAGGCGCAGTGGCACGCCGACTTGTCCACCCTGCCCACTGACGGCCCGCTGCTGATCGTCGCCAACGAGTTTCTCGATGCCCTGCCCGTGCGCCAAATGGTCCGCACGGCCGATGGCTGGCGCGAACGCATGGTGGGCAGCGAGAATGGCCGCCTCCTGCCCATCGCCGGCTCGCAGCCGATGGACCCGGCGGTCCCGCCCGCGTTGCGCGAAGCGCCAGAAGGCACAATTCTCGAAACGTCTCCCGCCTCCGCCGCCGTCCTCTATGAAGTATCGGGGCGCCTCGCAGCACAAGGCGGCGCAGCGCTGTTCTTCGACTACGGCCATGCAGAGCCGCGCTTCGGCTCCTCGCTCCAGGCCGTGCGCGAACACCGCAAGGTCGATGTGTTTGCCAGCCCCGGCGAGGCGGATCTCACCGCACACGTCGATTTCTCCGTGCTGGCTCCAATCGCGCAATCACGCGGCGTGCGCTGGCTGGGCACGACCGAGCAAGGTCGTTGGCTCAGGGCGCTGGGCATAGAGGCGCGCGCGCAGGCGTTGGCCGACTTCGCCCCCGCCCATGCCGCCGCAATCCGCGCCGCTCTGGAGCGGCTGACCGCCGAAGGCCAGATGGGCGTGCTGTTCAAGGTCATGGGCCTTGCCTCTGCCGCCTGGCCCGAAGGTGCGGGATTCTAG
- a CDS encoding [protein-PII] uridylyltransferase produces MTLPRIANQRAIVDRRALADAVAAAFAEQGEKSRPVVVELLRQALDSGRAEIARRLEAKPSAGYECAQGQAFLVDQLVRVIYDHIVGRVYRASNRSTGERIAILAVGGYGRGEMAPHSDVDIAFVTPIKPTSWCEQVIEAMLYYLWDLGLKVGQSSRSLDEVVRMAKSDLTIRTALLEGRYVWGDRNLYEEASRRFWAEVVTGTEKQFVAEKLEERNQRHKKLGDSRYVVEPNVKEGKGGLRDLHTLYWIGKYIHKVRDASELVDVGLLTAEEYRAFRRAENFFWAVRSHLHTLTNRAEDRLTFDMQREVAMRMNFADRPGKSAVERFMQYFFLQAKQVGSLTGVFLAQLDGQFAGNKRGFFAALRSRRRKKVGPFVIDAGKLAVPSDETFREDPVRLVELFACAAAEKVEIHPETMRNARRDAVLIDAGVRKDPRANALFLDVLTSRNDPETVLRWMNEAGVFGRFVPDFGRVIAQMQFDMYHHYTVDEHTIRAIGLLALIEKGEAKEDHPLASEVISKIASRRVLYVATLLHDIAKGRRGDHSVLGAEVAMKLCPRLGMSAAETELVAWLVRWHLLMSATAFKRDLADYKTIADFVNTVQSQERLRLLLVLTIVDIRAVGPGVWNSWKRQLLGDLFSSAEEMLRLGHKTHGRAERIIAKKKAVGALLKERDALIGTVGKQLGDAYWIAEPEDIIALNLQQMDTALGEPLSVEAHWYPARGATLVTVLAADHPGLFYRIAGGIHLAGGNIIDARIHTARNGTAVDNFLVQDPLGRPLNEATQIARLKNAIADALANRVKLVPQLMARPLARPRADAFDVRPIVIFDNKASNRFTVIEVGARDRPALLNRLARALFEARLVVHSAHIATYGERAVDTFYVTDVLGEKVDNDIRMRAVEKKLLEAAEDRKVKVAA; encoded by the coding sequence ATGACGCTTCCCCGGATTGCCAACCAGCGTGCCATCGTTGACCGCCGCGCGCTTGCCGACGCGGTTGCGGCTGCCTTTGCCGAACAGGGCGAGAAATCGCGGCCCGTGGTGGTCGAACTGCTGCGGCAGGCGCTCGATTCGGGGCGTGCCGAAATTGCGCGCAGGCTGGAGGCCAAGCCCTCAGCCGGTTATGAATGTGCGCAGGGCCAGGCGTTTCTCGTCGATCAACTGGTCCGGGTAATCTATGATCACATCGTCGGGCGGGTTTACCGCGCGAGCAACCGGTCCACCGGAGAGCGCATCGCGATTCTCGCAGTTGGTGGATACGGGCGCGGCGAGATGGCGCCGCATTCGGACGTCGATATCGCCTTCGTCACGCCGATCAAGCCCACCTCATGGTGTGAGCAGGTGATCGAGGCGATGCTCTATTACCTGTGGGATCTTGGGCTCAAGGTAGGCCAGTCGAGCCGTTCGCTCGACGAGGTCGTGCGCATGGCCAAAAGCGACCTTACGATCCGCACTGCGCTGCTCGAAGGGCGCTATGTCTGGGGCGACCGCAACCTTTATGAGGAAGCCTCGCGCCGGTTCTGGGCCGAGGTGGTCACCGGCACGGAAAAGCAGTTCGTTGCCGAGAAGCTGGAAGAGCGCAACCAGCGCCACAAGAAGCTGGGCGACAGCCGCTATGTCGTCGAGCCAAATGTGAAAGAGGGCAAGGGTGGTCTGCGCGATCTGCACACGCTCTACTGGATCGGCAAATATATCCACAAGGTGCGCGATGCCTCGGAACTGGTCGATGTCGGCCTGCTGACTGCGGAGGAATATCGCGCGTTCCGCCGGGCCGAGAACTTCTTCTGGGCGGTGCGCAGCCACCTGCACACCCTGACCAACCGCGCCGAAGACCGCCTCACCTTCGACATGCAGCGCGAAGTGGCGATGCGGATGAACTTTGCCGACCGGCCGGGCAAGAGCGCGGTCGAGCGGTTCATGCAGTACTTCTTCTTGCAGGCCAAGCAGGTGGGATCGCTGACGGGTGTGTTTCTCGCGCAACTGGACGGGCAGTTCGCTGGGAACAAACGCGGCTTCTTTGCCGCGCTGCGCAGCCGCCGGCGCAAGAAGGTCGGTCCGTTCGTGATCGATGCTGGCAAACTCGCGGTGCCTTCGGACGAAACTTTCCGCGAAGATCCGGTGCGGCTGGTCGAGTTGTTCGCTTGCGCTGCTGCCGAAAAGGTCGAGATCCATCCCGAGACGATGCGCAACGCGCGGCGCGATGCGGTGCTGATCGACGCTGGGGTGCGCAAGGACCCGCGCGCCAACGCGCTGTTCCTTGATGTGCTGACCAGCCGCAACGATCCCGAGACGGTGCTGCGCTGGATGAACGAGGCGGGCGTGTTCGGGCGGTTCGTGCCCGATTTCGGCCGCGTGATCGCGCAGATGCAGTTCGACATGTACCACCACTACACGGTGGACGAGCATACGATCCGCGCGATCGGGTTGCTCGCGCTGATCGAAAAGGGCGAGGCCAAGGAAGATCACCCGCTGGCCAGTGAAGTGATCTCGAAGATCGCGTCGCGCCGAGTGCTCTATGTCGCCACGCTGCTGCACGATATCGCCAAGGGGCGGCGCGGCGATCATTCGGTGCTGGGCGCCGAAGTGGCGATGAAGCTGTGCCCGCGGCTGGGCATGTCGGCGGCCGAGACCGAACTCGTCGCCTGGCTGGTGCGCTGGCACCTGCTGATGAGCGCCACGGCGTTCAAGCGCGATCTGGCCGACTACAAGACCATCGCCGACTTCGTGAACACAGTGCAGAGTCAGGAGCGTCTTCGCCTGCTGCTGGTGCTGACCATCGTCGATATCCGCGCGGTGGGGCCAGGCGTGTGGAATTCATGGAAACGGCAGTTGCTGGGCGATCTGTTCTCCTCTGCCGAAGAAATGCTGCGGTTGGGCCACAAGACCCATGGCCGCGCCGAGCGCATCATCGCGAAGAAGAAGGCGGTCGGTGCCTTGCTCAAGGAGCGCGACGCGCTCATTGGCACGGTGGGCAAGCAGTTGGGCGATGCCTACTGGATTGCCGAGCCCGAGGACATCATCGCGCTCAACCTGCAGCAGATGGACACCGCGCTGGGTGAGCCGCTTTCGGTAGAGGCGCACTGGTATCCGGCGCGAGGGGCAACGCTGGTCACCGTCCTGGCCGCCGACCATCCTGGGCTGTTCTACCGCATCGCAGGCGGCATCCACCTGGCGGGCGGCAACATCATCGACGCGCGCATCCATACCGCGCGCAACGGCACGGCAGTGGACAACTTCCTCGTCCAGGACCCTTTGGGCAGGCCCCTTAACGAGGCAACGCAGATCGCGCGGCTGAAGAACGCGATTGCCGATGCGCTGGCCAACCGGGTGAAGCTGGTGCCGCAACTCATGGCGCGACCTTTGGCGCGTCCGCGCGCGGATGCCTTCGACGTGCGCCCGATCGTGATTTTCGACAACAAGGCCTCGAACCGCTTCACCGTGATCGAGGTGGGCGCGCGTGATCGTCCTGCGCTGCTTAACCGGCTGGCGAGGGCGCTGTTCGAGGCGCGTCTGGTGGTCCATTCGGCACATATCGCCACGTATGGTGAGCGTGCGGTCGATACGTTCTATGTCACCGACGTGCTCGGCGAGAAGGTCGACAACGACATTCGCATGAGGGCGGTGGAAAAGAAGCTGCTGGAG
- the petA gene encoding ubiquinol-cytochrome c reductase iron-sulfur subunit, whose protein sequence is MADEASIDTSVVPEEGVRRRDFINIAAVSFAGVGGAAVILPLVSQMAPSADVLAESSTEIDISAIQPGQAIKAVFRKQPVFIRNLTPVEIAEAEKVDVSSLRDPQSLEERTKEGKTNWLITMGVCTHLGCVPLGAGEGEVKGEFGGYFCPCHGSSYDTAARIRKGPAPKNLEVPTYEFSSDTVVKIG, encoded by the coding sequence ATGGCTGATGAGGCGAGCATCGACACTTCGGTAGTACCCGAAGAGGGCGTGCGCCGGCGCGATTTCATCAATATCGCGGCGGTGAGTTTTGCGGGTGTGGGCGGCGCTGCCGTCATTCTTCCGCTGGTAAGTCAGATGGCGCCTTCGGCGGACGTCCTGGCAGAAAGCTCGACCGAGATCGATATCTCGGCGATCCAGCCGGGACAGGCGATCAAGGCCGTGTTCCGCAAGCAGCCGGTGTTCATCCGCAACCTCACCCCGGTGGAAATCGCCGAGGCCGAGAAGGTCGATGTCTCCAGCCTGCGCGATCCGCAGTCGCTGGAAGAGCGCACCAAGGAAGGCAAGACCAACTGGCTCATCACGATGGGCGTCTGTACCCACCTCGGCTGCGTGCCGCTCGGCGCCGGTGAAGGCGAAGTGAAGGGTGAGTTCGGCGGTTATTTCTGCCCGTGCCACGGTTCGTCCTACGATACCGCAGCGCGCATCCGCAAAGGCCCGGCACCGAAGAACCTCGAGGTGCCTACCTATGAATTCTCTTCCGACACTGTCGTGAAGATCGGCTGA
- the lgt gene encoding prolipoprotein diacylglyceryl transferase: MLSLLSTATPLAVASAAASVASAAVSSPIRWEDLGVSPIALDLGFFALKWYSLAYLAGIILGYWHLSKMIRQPGSPMAQRHADDLFFYATLGIILGGRVGYAIFYAPELLTHPQNLIKLWEGGMSFHGGLIGTVLAIAWVAWRGQLNFVRLCDYIAVCVPFGLLFGRLANFMNGELWGREAGAGVAWAMIFPGGGPIARHPSQLYEAALEGLVLAVVLLLLFWKTKARWRPGLLVGTFTFGYALARFTVEFFREPDAQLQDFALRTGLSMGQWLTIPMMAVGLFFLLRALIRKPLSAAGGGASTGSLAA; the protein is encoded by the coding sequence TTGCTGTCACTACTGTCAACAGCGACGCCCCTTGCCGTAGCGTCCGCTGCCGCAAGCGTGGCTTCGGCGGCGGTTTCCAGCCCGATTCGCTGGGAAGATCTCGGCGTCTCACCGATCGCGCTCGATCTCGGCTTCTTCGCGCTCAAGTGGTATTCGCTGGCCTATCTCGCGGGCATCATCCTGGGCTACTGGCACCTGTCGAAGATGATCCGCCAACCCGGCTCACCGATGGCGCAGCGCCATGCCGATGACCTGTTCTTTTATGCCACGCTAGGCATCATCCTCGGCGGCCGTGTCGGCTATGCCATCTTCTACGCACCCGAACTGCTCACCCACCCACAAAACCTCATAAAGCTGTGGGAAGGCGGGATGAGCTTCCACGGCGGCCTGATCGGCACGGTCCTGGCCATCGCCTGGGTCGCCTGGCGCGGGCAGCTGAATTTCGTGCGCCTGTGCGATTACATCGCGGTCTGCGTGCCTTTCGGCCTGCTCTTCGGACGCCTCGCCAACTTCATGAATGGTGAACTTTGGGGCCGCGAGGCCGGAGCGGGTGTCGCCTGGGCGATGATCTTCCCCGGCGGCGGCCCGATTGCCCGCCACCCCAGCCAGCTCTATGAAGCCGCACTCGAAGGCCTCGTGCTGGCCGTGGTCCTGCTGCTCCTGTTCTGGAAGACCAAAGCGCGCTGGCGTCCCGGCCTGCTCGTCGGCACCTTCACCTTCGGCTATGCACTGGCGCGTTTCACCGTGGAATTCTTCCGCGAACCCGACGCCCAGTTGCAGGACTTCGCCTTGCGCACCGGGCTGTCGATGGGCCAGTGGCTGACCATCCCGATGATGGCGGTCGGCTTGTTCTTCCTGCTGCGCGCCTTGATCCGCAAGCCGCTGTCCGCGGCCGGAGGCGGAGCCAGCACGGGATCTCTCGCCGCGTGA
- a CDS encoding class I adenylate-forming enzyme family protein yields MKTELDLAMDRTFAALTAEGGMFHTVPIQRFGRELPMIAAAPPHLPAYFAHFAAAQGDKTFIVDGDLRLSFAEVYAAARHVAGGLVEGLGLRKGDRVGLAARNSANWAIAYMGILMAGGCATLLNGWWQGEELASGIDLVGCRYLIADGARAKRLDGHVHGATLLPMAHDCDYTLGLGALLADGGGAATPLPDLTGDDLATVLFTSGSTGVAKGAYSDHRGVVQGTMNYAAQTVAMLGILTARGEAPPAGVQPTTLVNVPLFHVTGEIPVFLQSFALGRKLVLMAKWDAAEAMRLIEAEKVTYFVGVPLMSFEIATHPDRNKYDLSTCVSFAAGGAPRPVEHVDRIRKALPHAFPLIGYGLTETNAVGCGNLNENYLAKPGSTGTASRPLVDLAIIDDAGTSLPQGAVGEVAIRSIANFLGYWNNEKATREAITPDGYFRTGDLGYLDEEGYLFIVDRKKDVIIRGGENISCIEVEDAIYTHPCVGEASVFGLPDEKFGEVPAAVYLAKEDCSATAEELREFLKEHIAPFKIPVQFWEVHEPLPRLGTEKVDKRSLRERYTMEWLARQSA; encoded by the coding sequence ATGAAGACCGAGCTGGACCTTGCCATGGACCGCACATTCGCGGCGTTGACCGCCGAGGGCGGGATGTTCCACACGGTTCCGATCCAGCGGTTCGGGCGCGAACTGCCGATGATCGCCGCGGCGCCGCCGCACCTGCCCGCCTACTTTGCCCATTTCGCAGCAGCGCAGGGCGACAAGACCTTCATCGTCGATGGTGACCTGCGCCTGAGTTTCGCCGAAGTCTATGCCGCCGCGCGCCACGTTGCAGGCGGGCTGGTCGAAGGTCTGGGCCTGCGGAAGGGCGACCGGGTGGGCCTTGCCGCGCGCAATTCGGCCAACTGGGCGATCGCCTACATGGGGATCCTGATGGCGGGCGGCTGCGCTACCTTGCTCAACGGCTGGTGGCAGGGTGAGGAACTTGCCAGCGGCATCGATCTGGTCGGGTGCCGCTACCTGATCGCCGATGGTGCGCGGGCGAAGCGGCTCGACGGACATGTCCATGGCGCCACGCTGCTGCCGATGGCGCACGATTGCGACTATACGCTGGGGCTGGGGGCGTTGCTGGCGGATGGTGGCGGCGCGGCCACGCCCCTGCCCGACCTGACCGGCGACGATCTGGCGACAGTGCTGTTCACTTCGGGATCGACCGGCGTGGCCAAGGGCGCCTATTCCGATCATCGCGGCGTGGTGCAAGGCACGATGAACTACGCTGCGCAGACGGTCGCCATGCTCGGCATCCTGACGGCGCGCGGCGAGGCTCCGCCCGCAGGAGTCCAGCCGACCACGCTGGTCAATGTGCCGCTGTTTCATGTAACCGGCGAAATTCCGGTGTTCCTCCAGTCGTTCGCGCTGGGGCGCAAGCTGGTGCTGATGGCCAAGTGGGACGCCGCCGAGGCGATGCGTCTGATCGAGGCCGAGAAGGTCACCTACTTTGTCGGCGTGCCGCTGATGAGCTTCGAAATCGCGACTCACCCGGACCGCAACAAGTACGATCTTTCGACCTGCGTTTCGTTTGCCGCAGGGGGCGCGCCGCGCCCGGTCGAGCATGTCGACCGCATTCGCAAAGCACTGCCCCACGCTTTCCCGCTGATCGGCTACGGCCTGACCGAGACAAACGCGGTGGGCTGCGGCAATCTCAACGAGAACTATCTGGCCAAGCCCGGCAGCACTGGCACGGCATCGCGTCCGCTGGTTGATCTCGCCATCATTGACGATGCGGGCACGTCCCTGCCGCAAGGCGCGGTGGGTGAAGTTGCGATTCGCTCGATCGCCAATTTTCTTGGTTACTGGAACAACGAAAAGGCGACGCGCGAGGCGATCACGCCTGACGGCTATTTCCGCACCGGCGATCTCGGCTATCTGGACGAGGAAGGCTATCTGTTCATCGTCGACCGCAAGAAGGACGTGATCATCCGCGGGGGCGAGAACATCAGTTGCATCGAGGTGGAAGATGCAATTTACACCCACCCATGCGTGGGTGAGGCCAGTGTGTTCGGCTTGCCCGACGAGAAGTTCGGTGAAGTTCCGGCGGCGGTCTATCTTGCCAAGGAAGACTGTTCGGCGACGGCGGAAGAATTGCGCGAATTTCTGAAAGAGCACATCGCTCCGTTCAAGATCCCGGTGCAGTTCTGGGAGGTTCACGAACCTCTGCCCCGGCTGGGGACGGAGAAAGTGGACAAGCGGTCTTTGCGCGAACGTTACACCATGGAATGGCTTGCCAGGCAGTCTGCCTGA